One genomic region from Muriicola soli encodes:
- the mnmA gene encoding tRNA 2-thiouridine(34) synthase MnmA, translating into MKKVVVGLSGGVDSSVAAFLLKQQGYEVIGLFMKNWHDDSVTISKECPWLEDSNDALIVAEKLGIPFQTVDLSAQYKERIVDYMFREYEMGRTPNPDVLCNREIKFDVFMKIALDLGADFVATGHYCRKGEIRDNQGNVHYQLLAGKDPNKDQSYFLCQLSQQQLARTLFPIGELIKPEVRAIAAEHNLITAEKKDSQGLCFIGKVRLPDFLQQKLKPKRGDIVEVPASALHYHNGIPQFETKADELAYHSEKPDYKLQDGTVVGEHQGAHYFTIGQRKGLDVGGTKEPLFVIGTDVNSNIIYTGQGKSHPGLYRRTLFVKEDEVHWVRPDMALDPDQSLEVMARIRYRQPLQNAKLYKVEQGMYVDFDVKQSAITEGQFVAWYIGEELIGSGVIS; encoded by the coding sequence ATGAAAAAAGTAGTTGTCGGACTTTCAGGAGGAGTGGATAGTAGTGTTGCGGCCTTCCTCTTGAAACAACAGGGGTACGAAGTCATTGGCCTTTTTATGAAGAATTGGCACGATGATTCGGTCACTATTTCCAAAGAGTGTCCCTGGCTTGAAGATAGCAATGATGCATTGATCGTGGCTGAAAAACTGGGTATTCCTTTTCAGACTGTCGACCTTAGTGCCCAATACAAGGAAAGGATAGTAGACTATATGTTCCGCGAATACGAGATGGGCAGAACTCCTAACCCGGATGTTTTGTGCAACCGGGAGATCAAGTTTGATGTTTTTATGAAAATTGCGCTCGATTTGGGTGCCGATTTTGTGGCGACCGGGCATTACTGCCGAAAGGGCGAAATCAGGGATAACCAGGGGAATGTACATTATCAACTTTTGGCGGGGAAAGATCCCAACAAAGACCAATCCTATTTTCTTTGCCAGCTTTCTCAGCAGCAATTGGCCAGGACGCTGTTTCCCATTGGGGAACTCATCAAGCCTGAGGTACGTGCAATAGCCGCAGAACATAATTTGATTACAGCCGAAAAGAAGGATTCTCAGGGACTGTGTTTTATTGGTAAAGTAAGGCTGCCCGATTTCCTTCAGCAGAAACTAAAACCTAAACGCGGCGACATCGTAGAGGTACCTGCCTCTGCTCTGCATTACCATAATGGTATACCACAATTTGAAACCAAGGCCGATGAACTGGCCTATCATTCTGAAAAACCAGACTATAAATTGCAAGATGGTACAGTGGTTGGAGAACACCAGGGAGCACATTACTTTACTATAGGGCAGCGTAAAGGTCTGGATGTAGGAGGAACAAAAGAACCGCTGTTTGTGATTGGTACGGATGTAAACTCAAACATAATATATACCGGACAGGGAAAGTCTCACCCTGGACTTTACCGAAGAACCCTGTTTGTAAAAGAAGATGAGGTGCATTGGGTAAGGCCTGATATGGCTTTAGATCCAGACCAAAGCCTAGAAGTCATGGCCAGGATACGATACAGACAACCCCTTCAAAATGCTAAGTTGTACAAAGTAGAGCAGGGGATGTATGTCGACTTTGATGTAAAACAGTCGGCCATCACTGAAGGACAGTTTGTAGCCTGGTATATAGGCGAAGAACTCATCGGTTCGGGAGTGATTTCTTAA